Part of the Streptomyces sp. RFCAC02 genome is shown below.
TCGTCGGCAAGGCGCGCGCCCGCGGGCAGCTCGACGTCCGCCTCCACGACCTCCGCGACTGGACCCACGACCGCCACCGCACCGTGGACGACACCCCCTACGGCGGCGGCCCCGGCATGGTGATGAAGCCCGAGCCGTGGGGCGAGGCACTGGACGCGGTGCTCGCCGCCGGACCGTCCGCCGGGGACGGGGCGCCGGTCCTCGTCGTGCCCACGCCGAGCGGGCGGCCGTTCACCCAGGAGCTGGCCGTCGAGCTGGCCGCCCGCCCCTGGCTGATCTTCACGCCCGCACGCTACGAGGGCATCGACCGCCGCGTCATCGACGACTACGCCGAGCGCCTCGACGTGCGCGAGGTGTCCATCGGCGACTACGTCCTCGCGGGCGGGGAGGCGCCGGTGCTCGTCATGGTCGAGGCCGTCGCCCGGCTCCTGCCCGGTGTCCTCGGGAACGCCGAGTCCCACCGTGACGACTCGTTCGCGCCCGGCGCGATGGCCGGACTGCTGGAGGGGCCGGTCTACACGAAGCCCCCCGAGTGGCGCGGCCGCGCGGTGCCCGAGGTCCTGATCAGCGGCCACCACGGCAGGATCGGCCGCTGGCGCCGCGACGAGGCGCTGCGCCGGACCAGCACCCACCGGCCCGATCTCGTCGAGCGGTGCGACCCGGCAGCCCTCGACAAGCGTGATCTGGCGACGCTCGCCGAGCTCGGCTGGGAGCCGGGTCCCGACGGCCGATTTGGGCGGGCGTCGCGGCCCGTGGAAGAATAGGCGGTCGGCCCACCTCCTCCCGTGCGGCGCGCGCCCCTGCCACAGGGGGAACGCCGCCCGCCGACGGGACCGGGCCGTCGCACCGCACCCATCAACGTTCCGCCGATGACCTGTGGCATCGGCGAAGAGAGCAGCAGGTCATGAACCTCCTCGACAGTGTCGACTCCGCGTCCCTGCGGGACGACGTCCCCGCCTTCCGGCCCGGCGACACGGTCAACGTGCACGTCCGCGTCATCGAGGGCAACCGCTCCCGTGTCCAGCAGTTCAAGGGCGTCGTCATCCGCCGCCAGGGCTCGGGCGTCCGGGAGACCTTCACCGTCCGCAAGGTCAGCTTCGGTGTCGGCGTCGAGCGCACCTTCCCCGTGCACACGCCGGTCGTGGAGAAGATCGAGGTCGTCACGCGCGGCGCCGTCCGCCGCGCGAAGCTGTACTACCTGCGCAACCTGCGCGGCAAGGCGGCCAAGATCAAGGAGAAGCGCGAGAACTGAGGCGTCCGTGCCGCCGGTTACCATCACGGCGTGACGGAAACCGACGCAGGACCTCCGGAGCGCGACTCCGCCCCCTCCTCCCCGGTGAGCAGGTGGCGGGTGTCGCGCTCCACGCGTCTGTGGGGGGCCGTGGTCCTCGGCGCGGTGGTGCTGACCTGGATCGTCAGCGCGTGGGTGGTGCAGCCGTTCCGCATCCCCAGCGGTTCGATGGAGGGCACCCTGCGGGTCGGCGACCGCGTCTTCGTCAACAAGCTGGCGTACGACTTCGGCTCGCCCGTGCGGCGGGGGGACGTGATCGTGTTCGACGGGGCGGGGTCGTTCGTCGCCGAGTCCGCCGCCGAGGACCGGAACCCCGTCACCGCCCTGCTGCACGGCGCGGCGGCGGCCGTCGGGCTCGCCGAACCCGAGGAGACCGACTTCGTGAAGCGGGTCATCGGCGTCGGTGGCGACCATGTGCGGTGCTGCGACGAGCAGGGCCGGATCGAGGTGAACGGCGAGCCGCTGGACGAGCCGTACCTCTATCCGGGGGACGCGCCGTCCGAGGTGGGATTCGACATCGAGGTGCCGGAGGGCCGGCTGTGGGTGATGGGTGACCACCGCTCCGACTCGGCCGACTCCCGCCAGTACCTGGGGTCGCCCGGCGGCGGGACCGTTCCCGTGGACCGGGTGATCGGGCGGGTCGAGTGGATCGGCTGGCCGCTGGGCCGCTTCGGCTCGGTGGGGTCGGGCGATGGGTGAGCACGGCGGCGGCGCACGGCGTGCCCACCGGCGGCGGGCGGCCCCGGCGCCGGTGGGCGACCGAGGGGCGGGCGCGGCCGGCTCCGGCGGCGGGGAGCCGCGGCCGACGCTGCGCGGCCCGGGGCAGGGCCGTGCCGACCGGCGGCGGGCGGCGAAGCGGATCCGACGTCGCCGGCGGTTCCGGGCCGGCCGGGAGGTGCCCCTGCTGATAGGTCTCGCGCTGCTGATCGCGGTGGTGCTGAAGACGTTCCTCGTGCAGGCGTTCGTCATCCCGTCCGGATCGATGGAGCAGACGATCCGGGTGAACGACCGGGTGCTCGTCGACAAGCTCTCGCCGTGGTTCGGCTGGCAGCCGGAGCGTGGCGACGTCGTCGTGTTCCGCGATCCCGGCGGGTGGCTGCGCCAGGAGCCCGACACGGGCGGGGACGGCGGGCCGGTGGGCATCCGGCAGATCAAGGCGGCCCTGTCGAGCATCGGGCTGCTGCCCTCCGCGAACGACCAGGACCTCATCAAGCGGGTCGTCGGCGTCGGCGGTGACACGGTCGCGTGCTGCGACGAGGCGGGCCGCATCACGGTGAACGGGGTCGGGCTCGACGAGCCGTACCTCTACCCGGGGAACCCGCCCTCGCGCATCGAGTTCGAGGTGACGGTGCCCGAGGGGCGGATCTTCGTCCTCGGGGACCACCGGTCGAACTCGGCGGATTCCCGGTATCACCTGGAGGACGAGGGGCACGGTACGGTACCGGAGGACCTCCTCGTGGGCCGGGCGCTCTTCATCGCGTGGCCCGTCTCGCACTGGAGCGGGCTGGGTGACACCGAGCCGTTCGCGGCGGTGCCCGAGCCGGGCGGTGACGCGTCGGCCGGCCCGGGAGCGGGGAGGGATCGCCAGGAAATGGCGCCCTTCCCGATGCCTGTGGAACTCCCGGTCGTTATGGGAGTGGTGGGCCTGTCGCGGAGGCGGCGCGGGCCGAGGCCGAGCGTGAGGAGCGGATGTGGGGGATGTGGCGGTGGGTGCACGTGCCAATGGCGACGAGCCGGGGGACCGGTGGACGGCGCACGGCGGCGGAGCGCCCGACGAGGAATCCTCCCGTCCGGACGGCGGGTGGCAGGCCGGTGGTTCCGGCGGGCCGGCCGGGGTGGGGGAGAGCCCCGCGGGTGACGGGCCGCCCGGCACGGCGCCGGGATCCGGCGTCCCCGCAGCGGCGCCCGACGATGCCGCGGCGCCCGGTGCTGGCGGCGGCTCCGGCGGTGACGCCGGTGGTGGCGAGGGCGACGGTGACGGGGGTGGCGACGGCGCTGCCGGCGGGGGCCGTCGCAGGCGCAGGCGGAAGCAGCCGGCGAAGCCGCGGTCGTTCTGGAAGGAGCTGCCGCTGCTGATCGGCATCGCGATCGTGCTTGCCGTGCTGATCAAGACGTTCCTGGTGCAGGCGTTCTCCATCCCGTCCCTGTCCATGCAGGACACGCTCCAGCGCGGCGACCGGGTGCTCGTCGACAAGCTGACGCCGTGGTTCGGGTGGGAGCCCGAGCGCGGGGAGGTCGTCGTCTTCCACGACCCGGGCGGCTGGCTCGGCGACGAGGACTCCGGCGACGGCGGCTTCGGCTCGGCGCTGCGCACCGGGCTCAGCGCCATCGGGCTGATGCCGTCCGCCGAGGACCAGGACCTGATCAAGCGGGTCATCGCGGTCGGCGGCGACACGGTCGAGTGCGAGGCCGGCGGCCAGGTCATGGTCAACGGGGAGGCCATCGACGAGAGCGACTACCTCTACCCGGGCAACACCCCGTGCGACGACCAGCCCTTCGGGCCGATCACGGTCCCGGAGGGCCGGCTGTGGGTCATGGGCGACCACCGGCAGAACTCCCTCGACTCCCGCTACCACCAGAATCTGGAGGGCGGCGGCACGGTCTCGGTGGACGAGGTCGTCGGCCGTGCGATCGTCGTGGCCTGGCCGGTGAACCGGTGGAGCACCCTCCCGGTGCCCGACGGCTTCGACTCGGTGGGCGACGCGGCGGCGGCCTCGGCGCCGACGGCGCTCGGCGTCGCCGGTGCTGTCCCGCTGGTGCTGTGGCGCCGCCGCAGGGTGCTGCGCCGTGCCGCGACGGAGCCCGTGGCCGACGGGCGGGGGAGGGGCTGACCGGCGCCCCGCGATCTCGATAGGGTCGTCCCCTGACCGGCCGAACGGGGAGAGGGCGACGCGATGGGGGCACAGCCGCGCGGAAGCGGCCGGCGGGGCCGTGTCCTCTCCGGGATCGCGGCCGGGATCGGCTGCGTCCTGTTCCTCGGCGGGTTCGCCCTGGCCGCTGTGCTCTACCGGCCGTTCACGGTGCCGACCGGCTCCATGGCACCGACCGTCACCCCCGGCGACCGGGTCCTCGCGCTGCGGATCGACGGGGCGGACGTGCGGCGCGGCGACGTGGTCGTCTTCCGGGACGACACATGGGGCGAGGTGCCGATGATGAAGCGCGTCGTCGGTGTCGGCGGGGACGAGGTGGCGTGCTGCGACGCGCGTGACCGCCTCCTGGTGAACGGCGAGCCGATCGCCGAGCCGTATCTGACCTCCGCCTTCGGGATCTCATCGACCGGTTTCGACGTGGTGGTGCCCGACGGCGAGCTGTTCCTGCTCGGGGACGACCGCGCGGAATCGCTCGATTCCCGCAGCCACATCACGGACACGGAGGCCGGCACCGTCCCGCGCGACGCGGTGACCGCGCGGGTCGAGGCCACGGCGTGGCCGCCCGGGCGGATCGGGACCCTCGCCCCGGCCACGGGCTTCGCCGGGCTGCCGGGCGGCGTCTCGGGGCGCGGTCCCCTGGTGCCGCTGCTGTGGGCGGTGGTGACGGGGGCGGTGCTGATCGTCGCGGGGGCGGCGTACGGTCCGGTGGCGCGCTGGGCGGCCCGGCGGAAGGGGCGTCATGGCGTGCCGGCGGCGCCCGTGGCGCACAATGAGGGAACGCACGGCTGAAGGGGATCACGCCATGAGTGCCGAGGACCTCGAAAAGTACGAGACCGAGATGGAGCTGAAGCTCTACCGGGAGTACCGGGACGTGGTCGGCCTTTTCACGTATGTGATCGAGACCGAGCGGCGGTTCTACCTCACCAACGACTACGAGATGCAGGTGCACTCGGTGCAGGGCGAGGTGTTCTTCGAGGTGTCGATGGCGGACGCCTGGGTCTGGGACATGTACCGGCCGGCCCGGTTCGTCAAGCAGGTACGGGTCCTGACCTTCAAGGACGTCAACATCGAGGAACTGAATCGGAGCGAGCTCGACCTTCCGGAGGACTCCGGTTTCGGCGGCGGGCGGGGCGACTGACGGGGATCGCTTCACCCGTACGGGGGAGGTGGTTGTCCACAGGCGGTGGGTTGTCCACAGGAACGGTTCACCGGCCGACGCTTCCCGGCGGCTCCCGTCATGCTGACCGCATGCGTACGGTGATTGCTTCCTTCCTTTCCGTGCTGACCTGCTTGCTCCTGTCGGCCGGCGCGGCCGCGTCGCCCGATGCCCCCGCCGACGCCGGTGCCGGGGCAGGGGTACGGCTCGGCGGCTGGCCGCTGGCGGGCGCCCCCGGTGCCCGCCGCCCCGTGGTGGAGCGGCTCCACGAGCCGCCGCCCGAGCCCTGGGCCGCCGGCCACCGCGGCGTGGACCTGGCAGGCGCGGCCGGCGATCCGGTGCGTGCGGCGGGTCCCGGTCGGGTGACCTTCGCCGGGCAGGTCGCCGGCCGGGGTGTCGTCACGGTCGAGCTGGAGGACAGCGGCACCCCGCCCGTGCGCCTCACGCACGAGCCGGTGCTCCCGGCCGTCGCGGTGGGCGACGACGTGGTGACCGGCACGGTCCTCGGCGCGCTCGCGGAGGGGCCGTCCCACTGTGCGGGCCGGCCGTGCCTGCACTGGGGAGCGCTCCGTGACGACACGTACCTCGACCCGCTGTCGCTGCTGCCGCGCGAACTGCTGCGCGACGGGCCTTCGCGGCTGCTTCCCGTGACCGGTGTCCCCGTCCCCGACGCCCGCGTCCCGCTGTGACATGCTCACCCCATGACCGAGCCCGGGGGGCACGACGGCGTCCGGCGTGCCTACGACACCGTCGCCGAGGA
Proteins encoded:
- the trmD gene encoding tRNA (guanosine(37)-N1)-methyltransferase TrmD codes for the protein MRIDVVTIFPEYLEPLNVSLVGKARARGQLDVRLHDLRDWTHDRHRTVDDTPYGGGPGMVMKPEPWGEALDAVLAAGPSAGDGAPVLVVPTPSGRPFTQELAVELAARPWLIFTPARYEGIDRRVIDDYAERLDVREVSIGDYVLAGGEAPVLVMVEAVARLLPGVLGNAESHRDDSFAPGAMAGLLEGPVYTKPPEWRGRAVPEVLISGHHGRIGRWRRDEALRRTSTHRPDLVERCDPAALDKRDLATLAELGWEPGPDGRFGRASRPVEE
- the rplS gene encoding 50S ribosomal protein L19: MNLLDSVDSASLRDDVPAFRPGDTVNVHVRVIEGNRSRVQQFKGVVIRRQGSGVRETFTVRKVSFGVGVERTFPVHTPVVEKIEVVTRGAVRRAKLYYLRNLRGKAAKIKEKREN
- the lepB gene encoding signal peptidase I, with translation MSRWRVSRSTRLWGAVVLGAVVLTWIVSAWVVQPFRIPSGSMEGTLRVGDRVFVNKLAYDFGSPVRRGDVIVFDGAGSFVAESAAEDRNPVTALLHGAAAAVGLAEPEETDFVKRVIGVGGDHVRCCDEQGRIEVNGEPLDEPYLYPGDAPSEVGFDIEVPEGRLWVMGDHRSDSADSRQYLGSPGGGTVPVDRVIGRVEWIGWPLGRFGSVGSGDG
- the lepB gene encoding signal peptidase I gives rise to the protein MGEHGGGARRAHRRRAAPAPVGDRGAGAAGSGGGEPRPTLRGPGQGRADRRRAAKRIRRRRRFRAGREVPLLIGLALLIAVVLKTFLVQAFVIPSGSMEQTIRVNDRVLVDKLSPWFGWQPERGDVVVFRDPGGWLRQEPDTGGDGGPVGIRQIKAALSSIGLLPSANDQDLIKRVVGVGGDTVACCDEAGRITVNGVGLDEPYLYPGNPPSRIEFEVTVPEGRIFVLGDHRSNSADSRYHLEDEGHGTVPEDLLVGRALFIAWPVSHWSGLGDTEPFAAVPEPGGDASAGPGAGRDRQEMAPFPMPVELPVVMGVVGLSRRRRGPRPSVRSGCGGCGGGCTCQWRRAGGPVDGARRRSARRGILPSGRRVAGRWFRRAGRGGGEPRG
- the lepB gene encoding signal peptidase I yields the protein MGESPAGDGPPGTAPGSGVPAAAPDDAAAPGAGGGSGGDAGGGEGDGDGGGDGAAGGGRRRRRRKQPAKPRSFWKELPLLIGIAIVLAVLIKTFLVQAFSIPSLSMQDTLQRGDRVLVDKLTPWFGWEPERGEVVVFHDPGGWLGDEDSGDGGFGSALRTGLSAIGLMPSAEDQDLIKRVIAVGGDTVECEAGGQVMVNGEAIDESDYLYPGNTPCDDQPFGPITVPEGRLWVMGDHRQNSLDSRYHQNLEGGGTVSVDEVVGRAIVVAWPVNRWSTLPVPDGFDSVGDAAAASAPTALGVAGAVPLVLWRRRRVLRRAATEPVADGRGRG
- the lepB gene encoding signal peptidase I; translation: MGAQPRGSGRRGRVLSGIAAGIGCVLFLGGFALAAVLYRPFTVPTGSMAPTVTPGDRVLALRIDGADVRRGDVVVFRDDTWGEVPMMKRVVGVGGDEVACCDARDRLLVNGEPIAEPYLTSAFGISSTGFDVVVPDGELFLLGDDRAESLDSRSHITDTEAGTVPRDAVTARVEATAWPPGRIGTLAPATGFAGLPGGVSGRGPLVPLLWAVVTGAVLIVAGAAYGPVARWAARRKGRHGVPAAPVAHNEGTHG
- a CDS encoding DUF2469 domain-containing protein is translated as MSAEDLEKYETEMELKLYREYRDVVGLFTYVIETERRFYLTNDYEMQVHSVQGEVFFEVSMADAWVWDMYRPARFVKQVRVLTFKDVNIEELNRSELDLPEDSGFGGGRGD
- a CDS encoding M23 family metallopeptidase, which translates into the protein MRTVIASFLSVLTCLLLSAGAAASPDAPADAGAGAGVRLGGWPLAGAPGARRPVVERLHEPPPEPWAAGHRGVDLAGAAGDPVRAAGPGRVTFAGQVAGRGVVTVELEDSGTPPVRLTHEPVLPAVAVGDDVVTGTVLGALAEGPSHCAGRPCLHWGALRDDTYLDPLSLLPRELLRDGPSRLLPVTGVPVPDARVPL